The genomic window AGAAAGTTGAGTACCTTTCTAACACAGCCATTGTCTCATTGCAATTGCCCACAATTAGCTTGAATCATAAACAGCTCCCATGTTATGAAAAGCAACGATTAAATAAAGGAGAATTCTTATGGAAAACAGTCGTTTTTTACGGGCTTGTCGCCGGGAAACCGTGGATTGTACTCCGGTGTGGATGATGCGTCAGGCTGGCCGCTATCTGCCTGAATACCGGGCTTTAAGAAAAAAATATTCTTTCTGGGAAATGTGCAAACAGCCTGAATTAGCGGTTGAAGTGACATTGCAGCCACTGCGTCGGATGGACATTGACGCCGCAATTTTATTTTCTGATATCCTGGTGCCTCTCGAAGGTATGGGTGCCGGTTTTGAATTTATCGAAGGCCGGGGACCAGTACTGGATCACCCGATCAGGACGGCAGCAGATATCGATAAACTTTCAATAATTGATGCACGGGAAGTGGTGCCCTTTGTTATGGAGGCTATCCGCATGCTGCGCCTTGAACTGGACGGCAAAGTGCCATTGATTGGTTTTTCCGGTGCCCCTTTCACTTTGGCAAGCTACCTGGTTGAAGGTGGTGGTTCCCGCCAGTACCAG from Pseudomonadota bacterium includes these protein-coding regions:
- the hemE gene encoding uroporphyrinogen decarboxylase, encoding MENSRFLRACRRETVDCTPVWMMRQAGRYLPEYRALRKKYSFWEMCKQPELAVEVTLQPLRRMDIDAAILFSDILVPLEGMGAGFEFIEGRGPVLDHPIRTAADIDKLSIIDAREVVPFVMEAIRMLRLELDGKVPLIGFSGAPFTLASYLVEGGGSRQYQHVKTLMYAEPELYHQLMVKITEVVISYLSAQIEAGAQVIQLFDSWVGYLNRADYYEYVYPYSRKIFQTLSTFKVPMIHFANQASTLLDMVRDAGGDIIGVDWRLDLDTA